Below is a window of Streptomyces genisteinicus DNA.
CGGCCGACCGCCGGAACCGGCGGCAGGGCACGGCCGAGTTCCCTGATGCGCTCCAGCCGGGCGAGGGCCTCGTCCGGCTCCCGGCCCCAGGTGAAGACACCGGTGCCGACGAGCAGGACGGCGGTCGTCGCCTCGGTGAGGCCGGTGAGGCCGGTGAGCCTGGTGAGCCCGGTGGGGCCGTCGAGGTCGGTGAGCCCGGTGAGGTCCGACGGTCCGGGTGCCCCGGGACGGCCGGACGCGCTCCGCCCGGGAGAGACCACGAGGACCCTCGCGTCGGCGGCGGGCGCTGCGCCGAGGGCCTCCGCGCCCGCGAGTACGGCCGGATCCCGCGTATGGACCACGGCTTCGCCGCCGGGAATCCACCGGTGGAGCGCGAGGTGGGCCCATGCGGCGGCGGGCGGCCGGGCGAGCTCCCCGAG
It encodes the following:
- a CDS encoding class II aldolase/adducin family protein; the encoded protein is MKPVRVHEHVGVHRRLVLLACRSLDRAGEPDGAAGCVSVRSGGAVVLSTGDTDAEESAGGVDTVLVDPDQGLPLLGELARPPAAAWAHLALHRWIPGGEAVVHTRDPAVLAGAEALGAAPAADARVLVVSPGRSASGRPGAPGPSDLTGLTDLDGPTGLTRLTGLTGLTEATTAVLLVGTGVFTWGREPDEALARLERIRELGRALPPVPAVGRTGPRRHTR